The following coding sequences are from one Verrucosispora sp. WMMD573 window:
- a CDS encoding TadE family protein, producing MFRRLTAGWCRVVAATRHRLLSGDAERGGNPVELAVALPAILVMLFASIQVAVVFVARSTALNAAQSGVNAQRLYDAPAGAGEQRAAEFLHAAGDWLVDWDEPGPSCAATDTDVTCTVNGRALSVVPGVSFAVRQTAHGTVERWTEP from the coding sequence ATGTTCCGTCGCCTCACCGCCGGCTGGTGCCGGGTGGTCGCCGCCACCCGGCACCGACTGCTGTCCGGCGACGCCGAGCGGGGCGGCAATCCGGTCGAGCTGGCGGTGGCCCTGCCGGCGATCCTGGTGATGCTGTTCGCCTCGATCCAGGTCGCCGTCGTGTTCGTCGCCCGGTCGACCGCGCTCAACGCCGCGCAGAGCGGCGTCAACGCGCAACGGCTCTACGACGCCCCGGCGGGCGCCGGAGAGCAGCGTGCGGCGGAGTTCCTCCACGCCGCCGGGGACTGGCTGGTCGACTGGGACGAGCCGGGGCCGAGCTGTGCCGCCACGGACACCGACGTGACCTGCACGGTGAATGGTAGGGCCCTGTCGGTGGTGCCGGGCGTCAGTTTCGCGGTCCGGCAGACGGCACACGGGACGGTGGAACGATGGACCGAGCCATGA
- a CDS encoding type II secretion system F family protein, which translates to MVSGAACVAGLVLAVVALVGTRRPPGRPPGAGPGLGRLWRGSGSTAREQRAHQALLIGAVVAGALAFLLTGLPVVGLLVAVAVPGAPWLFSVGRAEQRAIARIEAVGEWTRRLKDVSATGQGLQQAIIGTVTTAPEEIQEEVRLLAARLQAGWLARSALLAFADEIGDPVCDQVVAALILHLTDRGERLGDVLGSIASAAAAEVATRREIEAKRTQPRFAVRFLTGMTLATIAYGLLNREYVQPYDTPFGQLVMAVLGAAFVALLAWVRSMSQPPRPARFLPAPDPSEVVA; encoded by the coding sequence ATGGTGTCGGGGGCGGCCTGCGTGGCCGGCCTGGTGCTGGCGGTCGTCGCGCTCGTCGGCACCCGCCGGCCGCCGGGGCGGCCACCCGGAGCGGGGCCGGGGCTCGGGCGGCTCTGGCGCGGCTCCGGCAGCACCGCCCGCGAGCAGCGGGCGCACCAGGCACTGCTGATCGGCGCGGTGGTCGCCGGTGCGCTGGCCTTCCTGCTGACCGGCCTGCCCGTGGTGGGCCTGCTGGTGGCGGTGGCGGTGCCGGGCGCACCGTGGCTGTTCTCGGTCGGTCGGGCCGAGCAGCGGGCCATCGCCCGCATCGAGGCGGTCGGCGAGTGGACCCGCCGGCTCAAGGACGTCTCCGCCACCGGCCAAGGGCTTCAACAGGCGATCATCGGCACGGTCACCACCGCGCCGGAGGAGATCCAGGAGGAGGTACGTCTGCTCGCCGCCCGGCTCCAGGCCGGGTGGCTGGCCCGTTCCGCCCTGCTGGCCTTCGCCGACGAGATCGGCGACCCGGTCTGTGACCAGGTGGTCGCCGCGCTGATCCTGCACCTCACCGACCGGGGCGAGCGCCTCGGCGACGTGCTCGGCTCGATCGCCTCGGCCGCCGCCGCGGAGGTCGCGACCCGCCGGGAGATCGAGGCCAAGCGCACCCAGCCGCGGTTCGCGGTTCGCTTCCTCACCGGGATGACGCTGGCCACCATCGCGTACGGGCTACTCAACCGCGAGTACGTGCAGCCGTACGACACCCCGTTCGGGCAGCTGGTGATGGCGGTGCTCGGCGCGGCCTTCGTGGCGCTGCTGGCCTGGGTGCGGTCGATGAGCCAGCCGCCCCGACCGGCCCGTTTCCTGCCGGCACCCGACCCGAGCGAGGTGGTGGCGTGA
- a CDS encoding pilus assembly protein TadG-related protein, translating to MTAGHGDAGRVSIFLAVALIGVLAIIGMAFDGAGQLRTLQRAENLAAEAARAGGQAIDRATAIEGGPKRINRREANRAVRSYLAAAGASDFTVTFPVVDGETLIRVRVQVTYDRAALGLFGFPNTVTVSGEATARALTGVP from the coding sequence ATGACGGCCGGGCACGGCGACGCCGGTCGGGTGAGCATCTTCCTCGCCGTGGCCCTGATCGGGGTGCTGGCCATCATCGGCATGGCGTTCGACGGCGCGGGTCAGCTCCGGACGCTGCAACGCGCCGAGAATCTGGCCGCCGAGGCGGCCCGCGCGGGCGGCCAGGCCATCGACCGCGCCACCGCCATCGAGGGTGGACCCAAGCGGATCAACCGACGTGAGGCTAACCGCGCCGTCCGCAGCTACCTCGCCGCCGCCGGGGCCAGCGACTTCACCGTGACCTTCCCGGTGGTCGACGGTGAAACCCTGATCCGGGTACGCGTCCAGGTCACCTACGACCGGGCGGCGCTCGGCCTGTTCGGCTTTCCCAACACCGTCACCGTCTCCGGTGAGGCGACCGCGCGGGCGCTGACCGGGGTTCCCTAG
- a CDS encoding type II secretion system F family protein produces MNLHLTLAVVAGATLGLGVFLVVRELVPATPALGPALRRLHQPPGSARTGPADRRLDWLTGMARWLRPPHRQLALLDRTPEQYALSLLLSALIGLSAPALLSVTLFTVGVSLPLAVPVLGSLGLALLCALVAHRSVLTKADAARDEFRQAVCTYLDLVALQLSAAHGPVQSLERAAAICEGWVFDRISEALRMAQMQMHSPWDELRDLADRIGIPELGDVGAIMRSSGSEGAQVHETLRSRADSLRDQIRTDNLTRAEGVTSRLDIPGALLVFVLLGFAIYPFLARL; encoded by the coding sequence GTGAACCTGCACCTCACTCTCGCGGTGGTGGCCGGTGCCACGCTCGGCCTGGGCGTGTTCCTGGTGGTCCGCGAGCTGGTGCCGGCGACTCCCGCGCTCGGCCCGGCGCTGCGCCGGCTGCACCAACCGCCGGGAAGCGCCCGCACCGGGCCCGCCGACCGGCGGCTGGACTGGCTCACCGGGATGGCCCGCTGGCTGCGACCCCCACACCGGCAACTGGCCCTGCTCGACCGCACCCCCGAGCAGTACGCCCTCTCCCTGCTGCTGTCCGCCCTGATCGGGCTCTCCGCTCCGGCTCTGCTCAGCGTCACCCTCTTCACCGTCGGCGTCTCACTGCCGCTGGCCGTGCCGGTCCTGGGCAGCCTCGGCCTGGCGCTGCTCTGCGCACTTGTGGCGCACCGGTCGGTGCTGACCAAGGCGGATGCCGCACGGGACGAGTTCCGTCAGGCGGTCTGCACCTACCTCGACCTGGTCGCGTTGCAGTTGTCCGCGGCGCACGGCCCGGTGCAGTCCCTGGAGCGGGCCGCCGCGATCTGCGAGGGCTGGGTCTTCGACCGGATCTCCGAGGCGCTGCGGATGGCGCAGATGCAGATGCACTCACCCTGGGACGAGCTACGCGATCTCGCCGACCGGATCGGCATCCCGGAGCTGGGCGATGTCGGCGCGATCATGCGCTCCTCCGGCAGTGAGGGCGCGCAGGTGCACGAGACCCTGCGCAGCCGGGCCGACTCGTTACGCGACCAGATCCGCACCGACAACCTGACCCGGGCCGAGGGGGTGACCAGCCGGCTCGACATTCCCGGCGCGCTGCTGGTCTTCGTCCTGCTCGGCTTCGCCATCTACCCGTTCCTGGCACGTCTCTAG
- a CDS encoding pilus assembly protein encodes MDRAMSRGSVSIEVAVLAPAFVAMMVLGGVAGRTAVASAALEAAAHDAARAASISRDATTARREARAAARRQLDWRGVSCSGAPQVTFRGSVDGRSTPFNRAFTSNVGQNATVTVEIACTVSYADIKLPALTMPNGQRITASFTSPLDRYRSRG; translated from the coding sequence ATGGACCGAGCCATGAGCCGGGGTTCCGTCTCGATCGAGGTGGCGGTGCTGGCGCCGGCCTTCGTGGCGATGATGGTGCTGGGCGGGGTCGCCGGGCGTACCGCGGTGGCCAGCGCGGCGCTGGAGGCCGCCGCGCACGACGCGGCCCGGGCGGCGTCGATCTCCCGAGACGCCACCACCGCACGGCGGGAGGCCCGTGCGGCGGCCCGGCGCCAGCTCGACTGGCGGGGGGTGTCCTGCTCGGGGGCACCGCAGGTGACCTTCCGCGGCTCGGTCGACGGGCGGTCGACACCCTTCAACCGCGCCTTCACCAGCAACGTCGGGCAGAACGCCACGGTCACCGTCGAGATCGCCTGCACCGTCTCCTACGCCGACATCAAGCTGCCGGCGCTGACCATGCCGAACGGACAACGGATCACCGCCTCGTTCACCTCGCCGCTGGACCGCTACCGGAGCCGGGGATGA